One Procambarus clarkii isolate CNS0578487 chromosome 47, FALCON_Pclarkii_2.0, whole genome shotgun sequence genomic window, CTGCGGCTCTGATGGAACTCGATAAGTAATTTCCATCCACATCAAACTTTATAATTTTAGAGACTCTTAAATCACATTCTCAATAAGACCCGTGCATCATTGTGTCCGCCCACGCTGCCTGGCTCCGCCCACACCCACGCTGTCTGGCTCCGCCCACACCCACGCTGTCTGGCTGCGCCCACACCCACGCTGTCTGGCTCCGCCCACGCTGCCTGGCTCCGCCCACGCTGTCTGGCTCCGCCCACGATGCCTGGCTCCGCCCACACCCACGCTGCCTGGCTCCGCCCACACCCACGCTGTCTGGCTCCGCCCACGCTGTCTGACTCCGCCTACGCTGTCTGGCTCCGCCCACGCTGCCTGGCTCCGCCCACACCCACGCTGCCTGGCTCCGCCCACACCCACGCTGTCTGACTCCGCCCACGCTGCCTGGCTCCGCCCACACCCACGCTGTCTGACTCCGCCCACGCTGTCTGGCTCCGCCCACACCCACGCTGTCTGACTCCGCCCACGCTGTCTGGCTCCGCCCACACCCACGCTGCCTGGCTCCGCCCACACCCACGCTGTCTGACTCCGCCCACGCTGTCTGGCTCCGCCCACACCCACGCTGTCTGGCTCCGCCCACACCCACGCTGTCTGGCTCCGCCCACACCCACGCTGTCTGGCTCCACCCACGCTGTCTGGCTCCGCCCACGCTGCCTGGCTCCGCCCACACCCACGCTCTCTGGCTCCGCCCACGCTGTCTGGCTCCGCCCACACCCACGCTGCCTGGCTCCGCCCACACCCACGCTGTCTGACTCCGCCCACGCTGTCTGGCTCCACCCACGCTGTCTGGCTCCGCCCACGCTGCCTGGCTCCGCCCACACCCACGCTGTCTGACTCCGCCCATGCTGCCTGGCTCCGCCCACACCCACGCTGTCTGGCTCCGCCCACGCTGTCTGACTCCGCCCACGCTGTCTGACTCCGCCCACGCTGTCTGGCTCCGCCCACACCCACGCTGTCTGGCTCCGCCCACACCCACGCTGTCTGGCTCCGCCCACACCCACGTTGTCGGGCTCCGCCCACGCTGTCTGACTCCGCCCACGCTGTCTGACTCCGCCCACGCTGTCTGGCTCCGCCCACACCCACGCTGTCTGACTCCGCCCACACCCACGCTGTCTGGCTCCGCCCACACCCACGCTGTCTGGCTCCGCCCACACCCACGCTGTCTGGCTCCGCCCACACCCACGCTGTCTGACTCCGCCCACACCCACGCTGTCTGGCTCCGCCCACACCCACGCTGTCTGGCTCCGCCCACACCCACGCTGTCTGGCTCCGCCCACACCCACGCTGTCTGTCTCCGCCCACGCTGTCTGGCTCCGCCCACACCCACGCTGTCTGGCTCCGCCCACACCCACGCTGTCTGACTCTGTCCACGCTGTCTGGCTCCGCCCACACCCTCGCTGTCTGGCTCCGCCCACACCCACGCTGTCTGGCTCCGCCCACACCCACGCTGTCTGACTCCGTCCACGCTGTCTGGCTCCGCCCACACCCACGCTGTCTGACTCCGCCCACGCTGTCTGACTCCGCCCACGCTGTCTGGCTCCGCCCACACCCTCGCTGTCTGGCTCCGCCCACACCCCTCTCCCAGAAGCTATCTGGCTCCTCTACTCCATGCTACCTGGCTCATCATCCTGAGCCATCTGTGCCCTTCATCCATGTTATCCGGCTTCTCAATCTCAACCCCCCATGCTAGCcggctactcccccccccccccaaccctaaggaccccccaaccctccgcccccccccccaaccctccggacccccccaaccctccggacccccctccccccaaccctccggccccccccccaaccctccggaccccccaaccctccggaccccccccccaaccctccggacccccccaaccctccggacccccccaaccctccggacccccccaaccctccggaccccccaaccctccggaccccccccaaccctccggacccccccccaaccctccggacccccccaaccctccggaCCCCCCCAACCAtccggccccccctcccccaaccctccggacccccccaaccctccggaCCCCCCCAACCAtccggccccccctcccccaaccctccggacccccccaaccctccggaCTCCCCCAACCCTCCGGACCCCCCAACCATCcggccccccctccccaaccctccgGACTCCCCCAACCCTCCGGACCCCCCCAACCAtccggccccccctccccctaccctccggacccccccaaccctccggaaccccccccaaccctccggacccccctccccaaccccccggaccccccccccaaacctccggacacccccaaccctccggaccccccaaccctccggacccccccaaccctccggacacctccccccaaccctccggacaccccccccccccaaccctccggacccccccaaccctccggacccccccaaccatccagccccccctccccaaccccccggacccccccccccaaacctccggacacccccaaccctccggaccccccaaccctccggacccccccaaccctccggaccccccccccccaaccctccggacccccccaaccctccggaccccccccaaccatccagccccccctccccaaccctccggacccccccaaccctccggaCCCCCCCAACCAtccggccccccctcccccaaccctccGGACCCACCCCAACCCTCcggacccccccaaccctccggagccccctccccccaaccctccggaccccccccccccaaccctccggagccccctccccccaaccctccggaccccccccaaccctccggaCCCCCCAACCCTCCGGACCCCCAACCAACCCTCCggaccccccccaaccctccggacccccccaaccctccggaCCCCCCCAACCATCcggccccccccaaccctccggacccccccaaccctccggagccccctccccccaaccctccggacccccccaaccctccggaGCCCCCTCCCCTCAACCCTCCGGACCCCCTTAACCCTCCGgagccccctccccccaaccctccggacccccccaaccctccggagccccctcccccaaccctccGGACCCCCCCAACCATCcggccccccccaaccctccggacccccccaaccctccggaGCCCGCTCCCCCCAACCCTCcggacccccccaaccctccggaGCCCGCTCCCCCCAACCCTCCGGACCCCCCCAACCATCCGGCCCCCCACAACCTTCCGGCCCCACACTGGCCAGCTGGCCAGACTTCCCTTGTGAGTTCCCATAAGGAAATGAGGTTTGGAGGGAAAATTTCATTGATAGTTTTTAAGGATACGAGGTGACCCatgtagcagggggggggggtcgggtccCCCCTCGGCCCGACAGTGGCCAGGGGTCGGGTCTCCCCTCGGCCCGACAGTGGCCAGGGGTCGGGTCTCCCCTCGGCCCGACAGTGGCCAGGGGTCGGGTCTCCCCTCGGCCCGACAGTGGCCAGGGGTCGGGTCCCCCCTCGGCCCGACAGTGGCCAGGGGTCAGTGTCCCCCTCGGCCCGACAGTGGCCAGGGGTCGGTGTCCCCCTCGGCCCGACAGTGGCCAGGGGTCGGTGTCCCCCTCGGCCCGACAGTGGCCAGGGGTCGGGTCTCCCCTCGGCCCGACAGAGGCCAGGGGTcggtgcccccccccctcggccCGACAGATGCCGGGGGTCGGTTCCCCGACCCCTCGGCCCGACAGAGGCCGggggtcgccccccccccctcggcccgACAGAGGCCGGGGgtcgcccccccccctcggccCGACAGAGGCCGggggtcgccccccccccccctcggcccgACAGAGGCCAGGTTCTATTCCCATCTTCACTCTACTGAACCAAAATAAAAATTAAAGCCGACACGACCATTGGCTGGAGCGAGCTGCCAGCATTCATAGTTGTATTGATCGCTCGCTGTTATGTCTTATTTGTGCGCCTTATAACTTGTTGTGCTCGcctgtgctcacctaggtgttctcacctaggtgtgctggcgggggttgagctctggctctttggtcccgcctgtcaactgtcaatcaactggtgtacaggttcctgagcctactgggctctatcatatctacacttgaaactgtgtatggagtcagcctccaccacatcactgcctaatgtattccacctgttacctactctgacactgaaaaagttctttctaatgtccctgtggctcatttgggcactcagtttccacctgtgtccccttgttcgtgtatcaTCCGGGTTAAATGAACTGGCTTTACCCACCCTGTCAAaatttctgagaattttgtaggtggtgatcatgtcttcgacTAAATCTTGTGTCTTCCAGTGATGTCAGGTGCAATTTACGAAgcatttccttgtaactcatacctcttagttctgggactagtctaatggTATACCTTTGAACGTTCTCTAACCTCGTCTTatccttgacaaggtacggactcctcgCAACACATACTGTAGGAGTCGCCTCACACAGGTAGTATACAGGGTTTTAAATTTTTAATGTGTAGAAGTGTGTTCTAAATAATAGACAGTATAGTcgtatggtctagtggttaaggtaccaggtacgccaaggtgcacaGCGCTCCTGGCtatgtgggttcgaatccttctgcgtATGGAATTTtcactttatatatatgtatatatatatataaagtgatatatatatatatatatatatatatatatatatatatatatatatacattatatatatatatatatatatatatatatatatatatattatatatatatatatattatatatatatatatatatatatatatatatatatatatatatatatatatatatatacacattatggcatcatatatcaatgaaaatcctTTTATGGCAATGGAATTACTTCAACACGAGACCGGGTGATCCCAGACACcagcagtgtagcagggaggggggagcagtgtagcagggagcggggagcagtgtagcagggagaggggagcagtgtagcagggagaggggagcagtgtagcagggaggggggagcagtgtagcagggaggggggagcagtgtagcagggagggggaagcagtgtagcagggaggggggggaagcagTGTAGCAAGGAGGGGGgagcagtgtagcagggaggggggagcagtgTAGCAAGAGGGGGgagcagtgtagcagggaggggagagcagtgtagcagggagggggaagcagtgtagcagggagggggggagcagtgtagcagggaggggggagcagtgtagcagggaggggggagcagtgtagcagggaggggggagcagtgtagcagggaggggggagcagtgtagcagggaggggggagcagtgtagcagggaggggggagcagtgtagcagggaggggggagcagtgtagcagggagggggaagcagtgtagcagggaggggggagcagtgtagcagggaggggggagcagtgtagcagggaggggggagcagtgtagcagggaggggggagcagtgtagcagggagggggaagcagtgtagcagggaggggggagcagtgtagcagggaggggggaagcagtgtagcagggaggggagagcagtgtagcagggagggagggggaagcagTGAAGCAGGGAGGGGGaacagtgtagcagggaggggagagcagtgtagcagggagggggggggaagaagtgtagcagggaggggggagcagtgtagcagggagggggaagcagtgtagcagggagggggggggaagaagtgtagcagggaggggggagcagtgtagcagggagggggaagcagtgtagcagggaggggggggaagaagtgtagcagggaggggggagcagtgtagcagggagggggggaagcagtgtagcagggagggggagcagtgtagcagggaggggggagcagtgtagcagggaggggggagcagtgtagcagggagggggaagcagtgtagcagggagggggggaagcagtgtagcagggaggggggaggagtgtagcagggagggggaaggagtgtagcagggaggggggagcagtgtagcagggaggagggaagcagtgtagcagggaggggggagcagtgtagcagggagggggagcagtgtagcagggagggggaagcagtgtagcagggagggaggagcagtgtagcagggagggggaagcagtgtagcagggaggggggagcagtgtagcagggagggaggagtagtgtagcagggagggaggagcagtgtagcagggagggaggagcagtgtagcagggagggggaagcagtgtagcagggagggaggagcagtgtagcagggagggggaagcagtgtagcagggagggggaGCAGTGTAGCCGGGAGGGGgagcagtgtagcagggaggggggagcagtgtagcagggagggggggggagcagtgtagcagggagtgggagcagtgtagcagggagggcggagcagtgtagcagggaggggggagcagtgtagcagggaggggggagcagtgtagcagggagggggaagcagtgtagcagggaggggggagcagtgtagcagggaggggggagcagtgtagcagggagggaggagcagtgtagcagggagggggagcagtgtagcagggagggaggagcagtgtagcagggaggggggagcagtgtagcagggagggaggagcagtgtagcagggagggaggagcagtgtagcagggaggggggagcagtgtagcagggagggaggagcagtgtagcagggaggggggagcagtgtagcagggagggggggagcagtgtagcagggaggggggagcagtgtagcagggagggaggagcagtgtagcagggagggaggagtagtgtagcagggagggaggagcagtgtagcagggaggggggagcagtgtagcagggaggggggagcagtgtagcagggaggggggggagcagtgtagcagggagtgggagcagtgtagcagggagggaggagcagtgtagcagggaggggggagcagtgtagcagggagggaggagcagtgtagcagggagggaggagtagtgtagcagggagggaggagcagtgtagcagggaggggggagcagtgtagcagggaggggggagcagtgtagcagggagggggaagcagtgtagcagggaggggggagcagtgtagcagggagggaggagcagtgtagcagggaggggggagcagtgtagcagggaggggggagcagtgtagcagggagggaggagcagtgtagcagggagggaggagtagtgtagcagggagggaggagcagtgtagcagggaggggggagcagtgtagcagggagggggggggagcagtgtagcagggagtgggagcagtgtagcagggagggcggagcagtgtagcagggaggggggagcagtgtagcagggaggggggagcagtgtagcagggagggggaagcagtgtagcagggaggggggagcagtgtagcagggaggggagagcagtgtagcagggagggaggagcagtgtagcagggaggggggagcagtgtagcagggagggggaagcagtgtagcagggaggggggagcagtgtagcagggaggggggggagcagtgtagcagggagtgggagcagtgtagcagggagggcggagctgtgtagcagggaggggggagcagtgtagcagggaggggggagcagtgtagcagggagggggaagcagtgtagcagggaggggggagcagtgtagcagggaggggggagcagtgtagcagggagggaggagcagtgtagcagggaggggggagcagtgtagcagggagggaggagcagtgtagcagggaggggggagcagtgtagcagggagggaggagcagtgtagcagggagggaggagcagtgtagcagggaggggggagcagtgtagcagggaggggggagcagtgtagcagggagggaggagcagtgtagcagggagggaggagtagtgtagcagggagggaggagcagtgtagcagggaggggggagcagtgtagcagggaggggggagcagtgtagcagggagggggaagcagtgtagcagggaggggggagcagtgtagcagggagggaggagcagtgtagcagggaggggggagcagtgtagcagggaggggggaagcagtgtagcagggaggggggtgcagtgtagcagggaggggggagcagtgtagcagggagggaggagcagtgtagcagggagggggggagcagtgtagcagggaggggggagcagtgtagcagggagggggaagcagtgtagcagggaggggggagcagtgtagcagggagggaggagcagtgtagcagggagggggaagcagtgtagcagggaggggggagcagtgtagcagggagggggaagcagtgtagcagggagggggaagcagtgtagcagggagggaggagcagtgtagcagggagggggaagcagtgtagcagggagggggaagcagtgtagcagggagggggagcagtgtagcagggagggaggagcagtgtagcagggagggggaagcagtgtagcagggagggaggagcagtgtagcagggaggggggagcagtgaagcagggagggaggagcagtgtagcagggagggggaagcagtgtagcagggagggggaagcagtgtagcagggagggaggagcagtgtagcagggaggggggagcagtgtagcagggaggggggagcagtgtagcagggagggggaagcagtgtagcagggagggaggagcagtgtagcagggagggggaagcagtgtagcagggaggggggagcatgGGATGTTCTCTGTGTTTATCTAGGAGAGAATATATGTTGACCCTGGTAGGATAAACGTTGTGTATTTGGTGAACATTCTCTCTGTATATTTAGAGGAGATGGAGTGTGGGGCAGAGCTGGgagtcactccacacacacacacacacacacacacacacacacacacacacacacacacacacacacacacacacacacacacacacacacacacgcacacgcacacgcacacgcacacgcacacgcacacacacacacacactcctctaacGCCAAGCAAAATTTACCAACAAAGTTTTACACAGAAAAGCTTCGCGTTATTTTAACAGCAATTTAATACGGCCATCTTATTGTTTATGGGAAATTCAACCGGTTCTCTGGCTAGGCTCGATAACGCGGCGGCCGAACACATCCctattccacccgtgctaaagagtgtgtctttgtccaccctgtcaattcccctgagaattttgtaggtggttatcctgCCTCCATCCCTCTATACCTGCTTCCCTCCCTCTATACacgcctccctccctctatacccgcctccctccctctatacctgcctccctccctctatacctgcctccctctataccagcctccctccctctatacctgcctccctccctctatacccgcctccctccctctatacctgcctccctccctctatacctgcctccctccctctataccagcctcccctccctctataccagcctcccctccctctatacccgcctccctccctctatacctgcttccctccctctatacacgcctccctccctctatacctgcctccctccctctatacctgcctccctccctctatacctgcctccctccctctatacctgcctccctccctctctacctgCCTCTCGCCCTCTATACCAGCCtcccctccctctataccagcctcccctccctctatacctgcctccctccctctatacctgcctccctccctctataccagcctccctccctctatacctgcctccctccctctataccagcctccctccctctatacctgcctccctccctctatacctgcctccctccctctatacctgcctccctccctctatacctgcctccctccctctataccagcctccctccctctatacctgcctccctccctctataccagcctcccctccctctatacccgcctcccctccctctatacccgcctcccctccctctataccagcctcccctccctctatatacctgcctccctccctctatacctgcctccctccctctatatctgcctccctccctctatacctgcctccctccctctatacctgcctccctccctctataccagcctccctccctctatacctgcctccctccctctatacctgcctccctccctctataccagcctcccctccctctatacctgcctccctccctctataccagcctcccctccctctatacctgcctccctccctctatacctgcctccctccctctataccagcctcCCCTACCTCTATACCAGCCTCCCCTCCCTCtatacctgcctccctccctctataccagcctccctccctctataccagcctcccctccctctataccagcctcccctccctctatacctgcctccctccctctatacctgcctccctccctctataccagcctccctccctctataccagcctccctccctctatacctgtctccctccctctgtacctgcctccctccctctataccagcctccctccctctatacctgcctccctccctctatacctgcctccctccctctatacctgcctcccctccctctatacctgcctccctccctttataccagcctccctcccactttacctgcctccctccctctatacctgcctccctccctctataccagcctccctgcctctatacctgcctccctccctctatacctgcctcccctccctttataccagcctccctccctctatacctgcctccctccctctatacccGCCTCCCTCCCTTTataccagcctccctcccacctggCTGGCCTGCCTCTGGATGTCCTTTCATGCTTACATTACTCCAtaaatctctccctccctccctctctccctcactctccctccctccctccctgcccctgccAGCCCCGCCGGACCTCTCAGCCTCTTCCTGCCAGTGATCAGTATTCACTGCTGCAATTTGCAGCAATATTAACCATTCGCCGGGCTAAACTGCGACATTCTCCTGACCAATCAGATTAGAGCAGTAACCCTCTTAAGAGCTTACCGACGCTCGAGCGGggactctgaataaggaaagtccCGCTCCAGAGGTCTTGAAGGTGCAAGTCCAAGACGGGCAGgccttgggggggagggggtccttgtatcactactaccactccactataaccactaccaccattactaccaccaccaccaatactatAAAGTGGTGGCTGAGTGATTTATATGTatgtttatatgtgtgtatgtgtgtgtgtgtgtgagtgtgtgtactcacctagttgtgctcatcaTCTTCGCATCATCTTTTGCAGACACAAAAATCAGAATGAAAATTACTTCTGgataagacattgaaaaactctaacctcatattaataaagttttcgactgggcagcagaaaataacatgatttttaaccatgataaattccaggtactcaggtacggtaaaaatgaggaccttaaacataatacagggtacaaaacacaatcaaatgtgcccatagaaggaaagcaacatgtcaaggatttgggaataatgatgtctgacgacctaacgtttagggagcataaccaagcaaatattgcgtcagccagaaaaatgataagatggattacgagaactttcaaatgcagagatcccatcacaatgattgtactcttcaagtcacttctgctgtcccgtcttgagtactgttcagtactcacttcccccttcagagcaggagagattgctgatatAGAggaagtacagagaacatatacggcacgcatagacgaaatAAAGCacgtaaattattgggatcgtctcaaagctctccaaatgtactctctggaatggacacgagaaaggtatcaaataatatatacatagaagatactggagggacaggtcccaaatttgcacagtagaataacaacatactggagctagagatacggaaggaaatgcaaaatagaaccagtgaagaatagaggtgccatagacccaatcagagaacactgtctgaacatcagaggtccagagcTGTTCAACtctctcccagcaagcattagaaatattgccggaacaaaggtggatgtcttcaagaggtacttagataagttcttgcgcaagaagtgccggaccaacggggctgtagtgggtatgtgggccggtgggccactccaaccaacagcctggggctgtagtgggtatgtgggccggtgggccactccaaccaacagcctggtggattttagactcttccttcccaccacacCGCACGTCAACTCTCCACTCTCAGGTGAAGATGAAATCAGATTGACTGAAGAAGGTGAGAGGTGAGAAGAGTAGTGTTGCTGAAGACTTACGGCTTGCTCTCGTGAATTGTTCGTGGTGGGCGTTAGGTGGGAGGGAGCAGGTGAAGTGGGAGCCCCTGTGATAATCCCACAGTAAAGACAGAAGGGCCAGGATTCACCTAACACTTACCCAACCACTTGCGAAACCAGTGCATCATTTCGCATCCATGACAGCTTGGTTGACCCATATTAAACAGTGACCCAGCGTCTTAACTTTGCAACCCAAGGTTAGTATTGTTATAAGCTGCCTCACAGTACTCCAAAGCTCGTCAACTATGTATAGacagccatgattgaggaaagatgtaccggTTTCGTCAGACGGTCGCATCAATGTTCCGAATAACTATAAAATGTCTGGCTCCAATACCTCCTCCATTTTCT contains:
- the LOC138350838 gene encoding uncharacterized protein; the protein is MGGVRQRGCGRSQAAWAEPDSVGGARQRGRSQTAWVWAEPGSVGVGGARQRGRSQRAWVWAEPGSVGGARQRGWSQTAWVWAEPDSVGVGGARQRGCGRSQTAWAESDSVGVGGARQRGCGRSQTAWAESDSVGVGGARQRGRSQTAWVWAEPGSVGGVRQRGCGRSQAAWVWAEPGSVGGARQRRRSQTAWAEPDSVGVGGARQRGCGRSQASWAEPDSVGGARQRGRSQTAWVWAQPDSVGVGGARQRGCGRSQAAWADTMMHGSY